ATCACTCTTTAACAAACCCTTTCTCCATTGAGTTATCCACAATTATCCACAACTTAATCTCAACATAACATACACCTGGGTTGACGATGATCGCAAGAAACACGACACTACCACCGCCTATCACTATAAGAAACCGTTATAGATTTCCTGTATCTTGTTGCTTGAAATATGAGAACAGATCGAGTATGATGACAACACGTCAAGAGAAGACTTGCTGCCCGCTCTCACCACGAGCGCACTGCAAACACCAACAATGATGTTGCCCTCCCCGCGTCCCGGCGCGGGTCATTCATTATGTGTGCGAAGGCGAAGCGCGGCTCGCAAGGAGGCGCAGGGTGAATCTAACACAAATCTGGAAAGCAACACTATCGGCCCTTCAAACACAGACCTCGCGTCACGATTACGAGGCGCTGTTGCGACCGGCTACGCTCTTATCTCTCGATAATGGTGCAGCCTTCATTGGAGTTTCCTCACCAGGGCAGAAGGAAGGGCTGGAGAATCGTTTGCTCATGCCACTGCGTAATGCTCTCGCCCGTGTCGTAGGGTATCCGGTACAGGTGCAGGTGTTGATTGCCAACCTGAACTCGCGTACTGAGCCTTCACCTTCACTTACCCTGAGCAATGGTTCACGCCTGATGAGTGATCCAGAGCCGGTCGTTGCCGAGACTCCGGCACCAGCACTTACGCCGGGTAACGGCACCGGCGAGCGTGTGGTTCAGCTCGACCTGGCCAGCGCCATGCGATCGGGTATGCTGAACCCTCGCTATACATTTTCCAGTTTCATCGTCGGTTCGAGCAACCGACTGGCCCACGCGGCCTGCCTGGCTGTTGCCGATAATCCCGGTCAGGCGTATAATCCGCTCTTCCTGTACGGCGGTGTAGGATTGGGCAAGACCCACCTGCTGCACGCTATCGGCAATCGCGTCCTCGACCGCGATCCGGAAATCAATGTTCTGTATGTGTCGTCAGAAAAATTCACAAATGATTTGATTAACGCCATTCGTCGGCAGCAGACTGAAGAGTTTCGGATGCGCTATCGCAACATCGATGTCTTGCTGATTGACGATATTCAATTTATTGCTGGCAAAGATGCGAC
This genomic window from Chloroflexus aurantiacus J-10-fl contains:
- the dnaA gene encoding chromosomal replication initiator protein DnaA; protein product: MNLTQIWKATLSALQTQTSRHDYEALLRPATLLSLDNGAAFIGVSSPGQKEGLENRLLMPLRNALARVVGYPVQVQVLIANLNSRTEPSPSLTLSNGSRLMSDPEPVVAETPAPALTPGNGTGERVVQLDLASAMRSGMLNPRYTFSSFIVGSSNRLAHAACLAVADNPGQAYNPLFLYGGVGLGKTHLLHAIGNRVLDRDPEINVLYVSSEKFTNDLINAIRRQQTEEFRMRYRNIDVLLIDDIQFIAGKDATQEEFFHTFNTLHSAAKHIVISSDRPPKAILTLEERLRSRFEWGLIVDVQPPDLETRTAILRAKAEQMSVHVPDEVIDFLAHKIQSNIRELEGSLNRVAAYAELNRAPITIETATAALADLLGNQRRRRISAEAILQIVSEHYGIEVEQLRARNRSRHVVVPRQVAMYLLREETESSLVDIGNLLGGRDHTTVMYGCEKIAEEINSDSRLRSEVMAIRERIQMLRG